DNA from Methylobacterium currus:
CCATCCCATCGACGTGGCGGCGCGGCGCCACACCCTCGTGCCGGGGCAGGACGTGGACGTGGAGGTGGAACACGGTCTGGCCAGCCGCCGCCTCGTTGTACTGGTAGACCGCCACGCCGTCGGCCGCGAAGGCGGCCTTGGCGGCCCGCGCCACGGTCTGCACGGCGGCGTAGAGATGGCCGAGCGTGGCCGGATCCGCGTCGAGGAGGTTGCGGCTCGGCACTTTCGGCACCACCAGGGTGTGGCCGTCGGCCTGGGGCATCACGTCCATGAACGCGATGACGTGCTCGTTCTCGTAGACTTTGTGGCAGGGCACCTCGCCCCGCAGGATCTTGCCGAAGATGTTCTGGGGGTCGTAGGCGGTCTCGGTCATGGTCCTGTCCTGTCGGGTCTGACCGGCTCGCTCGCCGATCGGGCCATGCTCCCTGTCAACCCGGGGCCGCGCGGCGGAACCCGGGGTGACGCAGGGAGACGGCGTCGCCAGGACCTTATCCGAACGGCCGTCCGCCCGGAACCGGCCTCAGCCGGCCGCGGCCGCCGAGCGCCGCTCGACCAGACGGGCGAGATACGCCGCGCCGAACGGGATGATCGCGTCGTCGAAGTCGAAGGCGGCGTTGTGCAGGTTCGCCCCGGCCTTGCCCCCGAGCCACGCATAGGCGCCCGGCACCGCGTGCAGCATGTCGGCGAAGTCCTCGCTGCCCATCTTGGGCTCCGGCGCCGTGTCGACCTTGGCGGCGCCGAACAGCTCGGTGGCGATCTCGGCGGCGGCGCGGGTCTGCTCCTCGCTGTTGCGCAGGACCGAGAAGATGTCGCGGATCTCGACCGTGATCTCGGCCCCGAAGGTCGCGGCCACGCCGGCCGCAATCTCGCGCATGCGCTTGGCGACCAGGGCGCGGATGTCGTCGTCGAAGGTGCGGACCGTGCCGGCGAGGTGGGCCTCCTCCGGGATCACGTTGTAGGCCGCACCCGCATGGACCTGGGTGATCGACAGCACCGCCGATTGCAGCGGGTCGGCGTTGCGGCTGACGACGGTCTGCAACGCCTGGACGAGGGCGGCCTGGACCACCACCGGGTCGATGCCGCGGTTCGGCTGCGCCCCATGCGCGCCGCGCCCGATGATGCGGATGTCGAAGAAGTCGGCGGCCGCCATGGCGGGGCCGGGGCGCACCGAGAGCTCGCCGGTCCGCCCGCTCGGGTTGTTGTGCAGGCCGTAGACCTCGTCGCAGGGGAATCGCGAGAAGAGCCCGTCGGCCAGCATGGCGCGGGCGCCCCCTAAGCCTTCTTCCGCGGGCTGGAAGATGAACACCGCGGTGCCGTCGAAGTCGCGGGTCTCGGCGAGGTACTTGGCGGCCCC
Protein-coding regions in this window:
- a CDS encoding M20 aminoacylase family protein, producing MSPIDRISADLEALTAIRRDFHAHPELGFEEVRTSGIVASMLASWGIEVHREIGRTGVVGVLKGRGTSPRRIGLRADMDALPIEEATNLPYRSTVPGTMHACGHDGHTTMLLGAAKYLAETRDFDGTAVFIFQPAEEGLGGARAMLADGLFSRFPCDEVYGLHNNPSGRTGELSVRPGPAMAAADFFDIRIIGRGAHGAQPNRGIDPVVVQAALVQALQTVVSRNADPLQSAVLSITQVHAGAAYNVIPEEAHLAGTVRTFDDDIRALVAKRMREIAAGVAATFGAEITVEIRDIFSVLRNSEEQTRAAAEIATELFGAAKVDTAPEPKMGSEDFADMLHAVPGAYAWLGGKAGANLHNAAFDFDDAIIPFGAAYLARLVERRSAAAAG
- a CDS encoding HIT family protein, which translates into the protein MTETAYDPQNIFGKILRGEVPCHKVYENEHVIAFMDVMPQADGHTLVVPKVPSRNLLDADPATLGHLYAAVQTVARAAKAAFAADGVAVYQYNEAAAGQTVFHLHVHVLPRHEGVAPRRHVDGMADPALLAQHAERIRAALAN